The following nucleotide sequence is from Fusobacterium sp. DD2.
ATTAAAAGTGCAATAGTAGCGTTTCTAAGTCCTTTGCTTTCAAGTTCAGTAACAGGGTCATTATTAGGTTGATAACTTCCAGTGTATTTACCTAAGTTCTTTTCAACAATTTTATCTGTTACAAAAGTACCAATAATTGTTAAGAATATTGTAGAAGCTCCAAGGAAATACCAGTTACATGTAGGTGCAAGTGAAATATCTATACCAGCAGCTATTAAAGCCTGGTTAGTTATTCCTGTAAGTAATGGGTCTGTAGTTCCAAGTACAAGGTTAGCAGAGAAACCTCCAGAAACTCCAGCAAATGCTGCTGCCATACCTGCAAGAGGGTGTCTTCCTGCCATAGCAAATACAAGTGCACCGATAGGCACAACTACTAAATATCCTGCGTCAGAAGCGATATTAGACATAATACCAGCAAAAATAACTATTGGAGTAAGATATTTAGGGTTAGCATTAATAAGAAGTTTTTTAAGTGAAGTGTTAAATAGACCAGTCCATTCTGCCACTCCAACCCCAAGCATTGCAACAAGAACAGTTCCTAATGGAGCGAATCCTGTATAGTTATTTGTTGCAGTGTTAAACATGTATGCAAGTCCTTCTTTATTTAATAAAGAAACAGCTTTTTTCGTAACCTCAGCTTTTGCCTTAGCATCAAAATATGTAACGCTTGCTCCAGTAGATGCAACGAAGTGTGATACCACAATTACAATAAGTGCTAAAATAAAGAATAGCATAGCTGGGTGCGGTAAACTGTTACCAACTTTTTCTACCCATCTAAGAAATCCTCCAATTTCTTGGGCATCTTTTTCTTTTTTCTTAAACATAAAAAATCCTCCCTTGTAAAAATATTAGGTATTGTTTGTGGAAAATCAGTGTCAAAACTTTAATACTATTAAAGAATAAATACTGATTTTATAGATTTTAAAATCCATAGTATAACTTCTATACTCCCATTGATATACATTATATACACACATTATTTAAAAAATCAACATTTTTTTCTGTTTTTTTACAAAGGAAAAGAAATGCAATGAATAGGATATATTTAAAATATTAATACTATACTTAATTTTTAGCACTTTATGTCAATATAATATCAAATTATTGTAATAAAACTTAAAAAATGAATTTTTATTAAAGAGATACAATATAGTTAAAAAATAACTGTTTTTATTGAAAAAAAATATAAAAAAAATAAAAAATAAAAAAATAAATAGTTTAAAGATAAAAAAATATATAAATACATAAAGTAAATATCATATAATTTTAAATAGAATTAAATTATTATAAATTATAAAATTAGTAAATTTATAAGTATAAAGGAACAATAAATAAAAACATATTTTTAAATAGTTATATTTAATTTAAATAGATGGAGTTGAAAGTATTGAAATCATACATATATAATATGAAAGGATTTTTTTATAGTGACTTTTAACACAGTGGAGAAAATAAAGCAAAAAAAGTTGAAAAATTTAATAATATAAGGTAGAATATACTGTAATACTAAATAAAATAGGAGAGTAATAGATGTTTATAGATGAAGTTGTAATAACTGTTAAAGCTGGTAATGGTGGCGATGGTTCTGCAGCCTTTAGAAGAGAAAAATATATACAATTTGGGGGACCAGATGGAGGAGATGGAGGAAACGGAGGAAATGTAATTTTCTACGCAGATCCTAACATCAATACATTAATTGACTTTAAATTTAAGAAACTTTTTAAGGCTCAGAATGGAGAAAATGGACAAAAGAAACAGATGTATGGTAAAACTGGAGAAGATCTTATTATAAAGGTACCAGTTGGAACACAGGTAAGAGATGTGGAAACAGGTAAACTTTTACTTGATATGAATGTACCAAATGAATCAAGACTTCTGCTAAAAGGTGGAAAAGGTGGATATGGAAATGTACACTTTAAATCTTCTGTAAGAAAGACACCTAAAATAGCTGGGAAAGGTCGTGAAGGAGCAGAGATTAAAGTAAAACTTGAACTTAAACTTTTAGCTGATGTGGCATTAGTTGGATATCCATCAGTTGGAAAATCAAGTTTTATAAACAAGGTATCTGCAGCAAATTCAAAAGTTGGAAACTATCACTTTACAACTCTTGAACCAAAACTTGGTGTAGTAAGACTTGAACAAGGGAAATCATTTGTAATAGCAGATATTCCTGGACTTATTGAAGGAGCACACAAAGGTGTTGGACTTGGATACAAATTCTTAAGACATATTGAGAGATGTAAAATGATATGCCATCTTGTAGACGTATCTGAAATAGAAGGAAGAGACGCTATTGAAGATTATGAAAATATAAATAGTGAGCTTAAAAAATTCAGTGAAAAACTTGCAAAGAAAAAACAGATAGTACTTGCAAATAAGATGGACCTTCTATGGGATATGGAAAAATATGAGAAATTTAAAAAATATGTTGAAGCTCAAGGAAATGAAGTTTTCCCAGTTTCTGTAATATTAAATGAAGGAATAAAAGAGGTATTATATAAGGTATGGGATACACTTCAAAGTATTGAGAGAGAACCTCTTGAGGAAGAAACTGATGTAGATGAAGTTTTAGAGGAATTAAAAGGAAATCCAGAAGACTTTATAATCAATCAGGATGAAGAGGGAGTATATGTTGTTGAAGGAAGAGTTGTAGATGAAGTTCTGGCAAAATATGTAGTAACTATTGATGATGAATCACTGGTAACATTCTTACATATGATGAGATCATTAGGACTTGAGGAAGCTCTTAGAAATGCTGGAGTAGAAGATGGAGATACTGTAAGAATAGCAGAAGTAGAATTTGAGTACGTAGAATAAAAAATTAAAAAAGGGGAATTTTACTGCTAGAATTCCCCTATTTTTTTTGAAAGTGAGGAGATATGAAAGGACTAGTGATAGCTGGACCAACAGGAGTAGGAAAGACAGATCTTTCTATTAAAATGGCTAAAATAATGGATGCAGATATCATTTCATCTGACTCTGCACAGATATATAAAGGTATGGATATTGGAACTGCTAAGATAAAACCTCAGGAGATGGAGGGAATAAAACACTATATGATAGATATACTTGAACCTGTGAGAAAATATAGTGTAGGGGAATTTCAAAAAGATGTAGACAGTATTCTAGCAGAAGAAGAGAAAACAGGTAAAAATGTTATTCTCACAGGAGGAACTGGACTTTATATAAATTCAGTAACTGATGGGCTGTCAGATCTTCCACAGGGTGATTTAGAGCTTAGAAAGAGATATGGTGAACTTGATAAGGATGCACTTTACAAAAGACTTTGTGAGGTAGATCCACAGGCTGGTATAGATATCCATCCTAATAACAGAAAGAGAGTTGAAAGAGCTCTTGAAGTATATGATATAACAGGAGAGAAGTTTTCTATTTTATCAAAAAGAAATATAAAAAACAATAACTATGATTTTCTAAAAATTGCACTTGAAAGAGATAGAGAGCATCTTTATGAGAGAATAAATCTGAGAGTTGATATTATGATAAAAGAGGGGCTTGAACAGGAAGTAAGAGTTCTTTATGACAAGTACGGAGATGTATTGAGAAAGATAAATATAATAGGTTATTCAGAATTTATTGATTATTTTAATGATTTAATCTCTTATGATGAAGCTATTGAGAGTATAAAAAGAAATTCACGTCGTTATGCTAAAAGACAATTTACATGGTTTAAAAATGACCATTCATACATCTGGTACGATTTAGATAAAATGTGTGAAGAGGAGATTATACGGGATATTCGGGAGAAATTAGGAGTGTGAAAATCCTATAATTAAAATCTTGATAAAAAAGTACTGATGTGGTATTATTTAATAAGATAATAAGTGGGGGATGGTAAATGAAAAAGATTTTAATTTTCATAATCTTTGTTTTATTTACAGCAGGATGTTCAAATATCAGTACACAAAACTACAATATGAGTGATGCAGACAAGAGATCTCTTTTGGTGCTTATAGAAAGTATAAAAGATGAACTTAAAGATGGTGAA
It contains:
- a CDS encoding AbgT family transporter, which gives rise to MFKKKEKDAQEIGGFLRWVEKVGNSLPHPAMLFFILALIVIVVSHFVASTGASVTYFDAKAKAEVTKKAVSLLNKEGLAYMFNTATNNYTGFAPLGTVLVAMLGVGVAEWTGLFNTSLKKLLINANPKYLTPIVIFAGIMSNIASDAGYLVVVPIGALVFAMAGRHPLAGMAAAFAGVSGGFSANLVLGTTDPLLTGITNQALIAAGIDISLAPTCNWYFLGASTIFLTIIGTFVTDKIVEKNLGKYTGSYQPNNDPVTELESKGLRNATIALLIYCAVMAFLMFPQNAIFRDSAHTLKTFLHGGLIPGILLLFLVPGYVYGKTVGTIKTSHDLVEAMTSAMKSMGGYLVLTFFAAQFIAYFGKTNLGTIISFKGADALEAAGLTGLPLIILFIFLSAFLNLFMGSASAKWAIMAPIFVPMMYRLGLSPALTQVAYRIGDSSTNIITPLMSYFAIIVILMQKYEKKSGLGTLMSLMLPYSISFLIFWTILMAIWILLGIPVGPEAPLFI
- the obgE gene encoding GTPase ObgE, giving the protein MFIDEVVITVKAGNGGDGSAAFRREKYIQFGGPDGGDGGNGGNVIFYADPNINTLIDFKFKKLFKAQNGENGQKKQMYGKTGEDLIIKVPVGTQVRDVETGKLLLDMNVPNESRLLLKGGKGGYGNVHFKSSVRKTPKIAGKGREGAEIKVKLELKLLADVALVGYPSVGKSSFINKVSAANSKVGNYHFTTLEPKLGVVRLEQGKSFVIADIPGLIEGAHKGVGLGYKFLRHIERCKMICHLVDVSEIEGRDAIEDYENINSELKKFSEKLAKKKQIVLANKMDLLWDMEKYEKFKKYVEAQGNEVFPVSVILNEGIKEVLYKVWDTLQSIEREPLEEETDVDEVLEELKGNPEDFIINQDEEGVYVVEGRVVDEVLAKYVVTIDDESLVTFLHMMRSLGLEEALRNAGVEDGDTVRIAEVEFEYVE
- the miaA gene encoding tRNA (adenosine(37)-N6)-dimethylallyltransferase MiaA; amino-acid sequence: MKGLVIAGPTGVGKTDLSIKMAKIMDADIISSDSAQIYKGMDIGTAKIKPQEMEGIKHYMIDILEPVRKYSVGEFQKDVDSILAEEEKTGKNVILTGGTGLYINSVTDGLSDLPQGDLELRKRYGELDKDALYKRLCEVDPQAGIDIHPNNRKRVERALEVYDITGEKFSILSKRNIKNNNYDFLKIALERDREHLYERINLRVDIMIKEGLEQEVRVLYDKYGDVLRKINIIGYSEFIDYFNDLISYDEAIESIKRNSRRYAKRQFTWFKNDHSYIWYDLDKMCEEEIIRDIREKLGV